The following proteins come from a genomic window of Montipora capricornis isolate CH-2021 chromosome 9, ASM3666992v2, whole genome shotgun sequence:
- the LOC138015981 gene encoding heart- and neural crest derivatives-expressed protein 2-like, translated as MEGHSIKSTDLNELESTPVCRPDGLSGCRKRKAKPKSATSRKERRRTQNINAAFEDLRKHIPNVPSDTKLSKIKTLKLAMSYIHHLEHQLEDDSREGQEAETLDTETNNDATSDSNNNISQPGRYSCSSISNDRVDSPKSDDEKQSNTSPSRRSSRTGWPQHVWALELMGNLKQQSVA; from the exons ATGGAAGGTCACAGCATTAAGAGCACGGATCTCAACGAGCTTGAGAGCACTCCTGTTTGTAGACCAGACGGTCTCAGTGGTTGTCGAAAAAGAAAAGCCAAACCGAAGAGTGCAACAAGCAGGAAGGAGAGGAGGAGAACACAAAACATCAACGCTGCGTTTGAGGACTTGAGGAAACACATTCCTAATGTTCCATCTGACACTAAGTTGTCAAAGATCAAAACTCTGAAGCTGGCAATGAGTTACATTCACCATTTGGAACATCAACTAGAGGACGATTCTCGCGAGGGCCAGGAAGCCGAAACGCTTGATACAGAGACAAATAATGATGCAACGAGCGATTCGAACAATAACATTTCTCAGCCCGGCCGTTATAGCTGTAGTAGCATCAGCAATGACCGAGTGGATTCGCCCAAG AGCGATGACGAAAAACAGAGCAACACTTCTCCGTCTCGTCGAAGCTCAAGAACGGGTTGGCCTCAGCACGTATGGGCTTTGGAACTCATGGGGAATCTCAAACAACAGTCTGTCGCGTAA
- the LOC138015982 gene encoding heart- and neural crest derivatives-expressed protein 2-like — MEKSIEVEAHKDLKTEPRGEAELQATASNGANDVPRGSTNRKERKRTLTMNSAFAELRDHIPNVPPDTKLSKIKTLRLAISYIKFLMEILEESNDGKPGRSNTNFVADLSLQSEGREKRKRESMASSSNQDASQRKRGRTGWPQYVWAMELRN; from the exons ATGGAGAAATCGATCGAAGTAGAGGCACATAAAGATCTTAAAACAGAGCCACGCGGCGAAGCTGAACTCCAAGCGACTGCATCCAATGGAGCAAATGATGTACCCAGAGGCTCTACAAATCgcaaggagagaaagcgaacgCTAACTATGAACTCAGCATTTGCTGAACTGCGAGACCACATCCCGAACGTTCCACCGGACACGAAGCTTTCCAAGATAAAAACTCTTCGGCTGGCGATCAGTTATATCAAGTTCCTGATGGAGATACTGGAAGAGAGCAACGACGGCAAACCCGGACGGAGTAACACCAACTTCGTTGCAGATTTGTCGCTTCAGAGCGAGgggagagaaaaaagaaaaagggagaGTATG GCTTCTTCCTCAAACCAGGATGCATCTCAACGAAAGAGAGGAAGAACTGGGTGGCCGCAATATGTTTGGGCCATGGAGCTGAGGAATTGA
- the LOC138015978 gene encoding uncharacterized protein isoform X1 encodes MEVDSSVKRANDLNLEEVSSATQQKRVKTVFKTLWDDTNSEKPFQVGKLNLREHILAKSNELRSLEAIASDLQDPRVEARVEVVERSGKPSVVVVKKRKASLSDDVPFDDVRLVVDANGEYRLFVYHFELVRRGTININQPEQLRNAINEVVENRPCPGVDTRITGQQDYLSSEVEEQTLPWHRVLSRNCARLIKNAHCESGRKCRCCYKTEQKLSERLNQKKSLTEEDVRSRQSVSSKVRFSCLSPKSQSKRLKNMRQSRKNMTKQVKRYRKKFSVLMSDTHSSDLDKLMERVESTPMGRKEFEKCVAEADSLRPGAGQVLREIWDSDKVNFRKDQAKNGYGHRSNRWTQATWRVALAIYARCPVLFDDLKKLDILQLPCRRSLERVMAKRTVEEGIHEERIIEQLTLFNQFKTTAVLSGRPEPLGVGELLFDETKSMLTTPNEHVQQSF; translated from the exons ATGGAAGTCGATAGCTCTGTTAAAAGAGCAAATGATTTAAATTTGGAAGAAGTCAGCTCAGCCACACAACAAAAGAGAGTGAAAACGGTGTTTAAGACACTCTGGGATGACACGAACAGTGAGAAACCCTTTCAG GTTGGTAAGCTTAACCTTCGTGAACACATTCTTGCCAAGAGCAACGAATTAAGATCTCTTGAAGCCATCGCGTCAGATCTCCAGGATCCCAGAGTAGAGGCTCGTGTCGAGGTTGTGGAAAGAAGTGGAAAGCCATCCGTGGTTGTCGTCAAGAAACGGAAAGCCTCTCTCTCTGACGACGTGCCTTTTGACGACGTGAGACTCGTTGTTGATGCAAATGGTGAATATCGTTTGTTTGTGTACCACTTTGAGCTCGTAAGAAGGGGCACAATTAATATTAATCAGCCGGAACAACTGAGAAATGCAATAAACGAAGTCGTCGAGAATCGTCCTTGTCCTGGAGTGGACACTAGGATAACTGGCCAGCAGGATTATCTGTCCTCAGAAGTAGAAGAACAGACCCTTCCTTGGCACAGAGTTTTGTCAAGAAATTGCGCGCGATTGATAAAAAATGCCCATTGTGAGAGTGGAAGAAAGTGTCGATGTTGctacaaaacagaacaaaaactgTCAGAACGCTTAAACCAAAAGAAGTctctgactgaagaagacgTAAGGAGCAGACAATCTGTGTCATCCAAAGTTCGCTTCTCTTGCCTCAGTCCAAAGAGCCAAAGTAAGCGATTGAAAAATATGCGGCAATCAAGGAAAAACATGACAAAGCAGGTCAAACGGTACAGAAAGAAGTTCTCTGTTTTAATGTCTGATACACATAGCTCTGACTTGGACAAATTGATGGAGCGAGTTGAATCTACACCCATGGGAAGaaaggaatttgaaaaatgtgtggcagAAGCTGATAGTTTACGACCCGGTGCAGGGCAAGTCTTGCGTGAGATATGGGATTCGGACAAAgtgaatttccgaaaagatcAGGCAAAAAACG GATATGGACATCGATCTAATCGTTGGACTCAGGCGACTTGGCGAGTGGCTCTTGCTATTTATGCACGCTGCCCGGTCCTGTTTGATGACCTCAAGAAGCTGGACATTCTCCAGCTTCCATGCAGGAGATCCTTGGAGAGGGTAATGGCAAAGAGAACAGTAGAGGAAGGTATCCATGAAGAAAGAATCATCGAGCAACTCACTTTGTTTAATCAATTTAAAACCACTGCAGTCCTTAGTGGAAGACCAGAGCCACTGGGAGTTGGAGAACTCTTGTTTGATGAGACAAAG AGTATGTTGACAACTCCAAACGAGCACGTGCAGCAAAGTTTTTAG
- the LOC138015978 gene encoding uncharacterized protein isoform X2, with the protein MEVDSSVKRANDLNLEEVSSATQQKRVKTVFKTLWDDTNSEKPFQVGKLNLREHILAKSNELRSLEAIASDLQDPRVEARVEVVERSGKPSVVVVKKRKASLSDDVPFDDVRLVVDANGEYRLFVYHFELVRRGTININQPEQLRNAINEVVENRPCPGVDTRITGQQDYLSSEVEEQTLPWHRVLSRNCARLIKNAHCESGRKCRCCYKTEQKLSERLNQKKSLTEEDVRSRQSVSSKVRFSCLSPKSQSKRLKNMRQSRKNMTKQVKRYRKKFSVLMSDTHSSDLDKLMERVESTPMGRKEFEKCVAEADSLRPGAGQVLREIWDSDKVNFRKDQAKNGYGHRSNRWTQATWRVALAIYARCPVLFDDLKKLDILQLPCRRSLERVMAKRTVEEGIHEERIIEQLTLFNQFKTTAVLSGRPEPLGVGELLFDETKELVGLM; encoded by the exons ATGGAAGTCGATAGCTCTGTTAAAAGAGCAAATGATTTAAATTTGGAAGAAGTCAGCTCAGCCACACAACAAAAGAGAGTGAAAACGGTGTTTAAGACACTCTGGGATGACACGAACAGTGAGAAACCCTTTCAG GTTGGTAAGCTTAACCTTCGTGAACACATTCTTGCCAAGAGCAACGAATTAAGATCTCTTGAAGCCATCGCGTCAGATCTCCAGGATCCCAGAGTAGAGGCTCGTGTCGAGGTTGTGGAAAGAAGTGGAAAGCCATCCGTGGTTGTCGTCAAGAAACGGAAAGCCTCTCTCTCTGACGACGTGCCTTTTGACGACGTGAGACTCGTTGTTGATGCAAATGGTGAATATCGTTTGTTTGTGTACCACTTTGAGCTCGTAAGAAGGGGCACAATTAATATTAATCAGCCGGAACAACTGAGAAATGCAATAAACGAAGTCGTCGAGAATCGTCCTTGTCCTGGAGTGGACACTAGGATAACTGGCCAGCAGGATTATCTGTCCTCAGAAGTAGAAGAACAGACCCTTCCTTGGCACAGAGTTTTGTCAAGAAATTGCGCGCGATTGATAAAAAATGCCCATTGTGAGAGTGGAAGAAAGTGTCGATGTTGctacaaaacagaacaaaaactgTCAGAACGCTTAAACCAAAAGAAGTctctgactgaagaagacgTAAGGAGCAGACAATCTGTGTCATCCAAAGTTCGCTTCTCTTGCCTCAGTCCAAAGAGCCAAAGTAAGCGATTGAAAAATATGCGGCAATCAAGGAAAAACATGACAAAGCAGGTCAAACGGTACAGAAAGAAGTTCTCTGTTTTAATGTCTGATACACATAGCTCTGACTTGGACAAATTGATGGAGCGAGTTGAATCTACACCCATGGGAAGaaaggaatttgaaaaatgtgtggcagAAGCTGATAGTTTACGACCCGGTGCAGGGCAAGTCTTGCGTGAGATATGGGATTCGGACAAAgtgaatttccgaaaagatcAGGCAAAAAACG GATATGGACATCGATCTAATCGTTGGACTCAGGCGACTTGGCGAGTGGCTCTTGCTATTTATGCACGCTGCCCGGTCCTGTTTGATGACCTCAAGAAGCTGGACATTCTCCAGCTTCCATGCAGGAGATCCTTGGAGAGGGTAATGGCAAAGAGAACAGTAGAGGAAGGTATCCATGAAGAAAGAATCATCGAGCAACTCACTTTGTTTAATCAATTTAAAACCACTGCAGTCCTTAGTGGAAGACCAGAGCCACTGGGAGTTGGAGAACTCTTGTTTGATGAGACAAAG GAGTTGGTGGGCTTGATGTAG